The Ciconia boyciana chromosome 7, ASM3463844v1, whole genome shotgun sequence region GTGacactaaaaatgttttaaggaaaTATAGATGAAATCATCTATAGGAATAGTGCAATTTGAAAATGTTCGGCTTGGGATTAACTTAACTGGAACGTAGCTAATATCAGatgtgaataatttaaaaaagcataatgGGTGAAATCAGTTCTGTAGGGACAGtgaaatcacaaaaataaaagataactATTTGGTGTCCAGAGTCTCGTATGCTGCAAGTGGATAAAACTACATCTATATCAGAGAAGTTGCATTCATTTATTCAGGCTGAGAAATGGGTTGTAGAAATAAGCTAGATACAGAATGCAGAGGTGAACCATTTGGGGCTTTAAAATCCCACATCCAAGTGTTGCTGTTTAAGACTGTCTCTCGTAAGTAAACGATGAAGTTGTGTTCCCACTAAATTTCTGTTTACATCCTCTGACCTAGTTCTATAGCTCCTGTTGCATATAAGGTTGCTATTCTGTGAGAAATAATTCCCCTGtaaatatattccttttcctTGGGGGAATATTGTGAATGAGGGTTTATTACAACAAATAGTGAAGTCGGCTTTCCCActctctccagctgcctgtTTAGAAATCCATCCGCAGAGTTTCTCTTCAGAGCTTTAGCAGAATTATATCTGTGAAGAGTTTCCAAAGATCCATCACCTTGAAGCACTCTGGAAAGTattattattcccattttacagggGTATTGAGGCACAGAGATCTGAGTTGCCATCTTTCAAATACATACCATATAATCCTGAGTTCAAAAGTATACTATCAGTTTTCAGTGTTGATATGAAACATAGAAtactttttccacaaaaaatgtGCAACTTTACAGACACTTCCCCTTAGTCTTTGTAACCACGTATGCCCTGCCCTTTCGCATCCCCTCTGGCTTGCTCTCTTGCTTCCTCACCTGGGATGGAAGCACTGGGGGAGCCTTTGCTCATGGCCTCCTCGAGAGGACACATGCTATTTCTTAGCAagccagagaagagaaaacagtgaaaaactcACCAGTCATGCAGGAAAAGGGCAGATTTAGGGGTGGTGCTGAACAAGCAATTTGGAGAGATGAGAAGAAACCGGCTCTTTCTGTAAACTGGTGTCACCTGGCATCTCTTGAGTCAGTAGTGCCTACAGGAGGCTTGAAGTGATTTCCAAACGAGTGCTGCTGTTGTCATTATTCCAACTTTTCTGGGAATGTTAACAATCCTTGCCTAGTGTGTTTGCACACACTGCAGAACTGACTtaagggcttttcttttttgcagaagCTACTTCTAGCAATATTTTAGTAAGGTACACTAAAATCGGTGTACCCTGAAGAAAAcatggattttcttcttccctccttcttccaTTTCCACGCAGATACTTAGAGGGTTATATAAGCccataagaagaaaataagttgtCATAGCACTAAAGCAATGTGATCTATTTAATATAAGACATGATGTGaggaaatgtgaaataattcaTCCCTACGTGCATCATTAGACATAAAGCTGAGAATCATCCAAGCTGCTAGACAAATTCCAGGTCTAAGTGATTGTAGCATTGCTTTTGTATATGGGAATAGAGATTGGATTGCAAAAATGTATAAACctttgaaattattatattttgaatGATAGTCTTATTTCTTAAAGGGTCATTTATAAGAGAAGattgagggggggaaaaaaatcttagaacGATCTTGCTCCTTTGGTAGGTTGTAAAGACTGACCAGCCTGTGTGGTTACTGTCCAACGCGCCAGGTGTTGGCTACATTTGCAGCTCAAGGCTCAACTGAATTTCAAGCCTGTTTATGTGATAGGAGCCTGCAATGTTTGTGTGCCTCAGCTGGGGAGGAGATTCAATGAACTGAATTAAGATTTGCATTAAATCTCATTCATAATGAGAATTGTGGCTTCCCACATGTGCGGGTGTGATTGAGTGTGAtacagggaagaaggaaagtcACTAAGCAAAAGAAAGGTAGTGGGGAAGGATAGTTCTTGAGTTCCCATCACGGCTTTCCAAAATAGCCACCCTGATAAGGATGGTAGATGGGTTTTAGGTTTCCTGCAGAGCTATAAGGGGTCCTTGCTTAACCATCCCTGGACTCCAGATGAACTGATTTGCAGATGCAGGTGGGTGGAAGAGAGTCATTTTACTCCAGAACACGTGAAGGAGCTTTGATTATACAGCCACTCAAGGTGCTCCTTATTATGaaagtgctttttctcttctggtcCAGTTGAGTGAGACCTGTATGGGTGACCTATTTTGAGATCAAACGGAAGGACGCcctgagaaaacatttctagCATGAGTTGAATGTAGAGCTACAAACCTAGGATAACCCAGTTGTGCATCCTCCTTCAAGTCCACTTATCCAGGTCACACGTGTCCCATGGGCTAGGGGAAATCAGGCAGCACTTTAAAAGCCCTTCCCTTCTGTATCCTGTCACTTCCACAGTCTGCTGCCGTGTTTTAAGACCTTGAAATGGGGGTTTAGAAAAAGAGCCAGGGTAAAGGGTTGGCCATAAATCATGCTTGGTGCGCACTGATGTTAAGGGCAGAGCAGTAATGCATCCAGTCCCATTCTGGGTagttttttcatgctttattcattttttttatggTGGAGAATTCCCTACAGAATCATTTTATAGGGTCAGCTGCTGGCTATTTGAGTCCATCAGCAATATCAAAATCCCACAGCTTGAATGCATGTGCTTCCTCCGTATGGGACTTGACATTTGAAGCCTACATGGCTTTTGGGGGATTTATATTGCTAGCTGTTACTAGTTAACTTTACAAGTTGTAACTAATTAACTCACAGTTTCTTCTCCTCAAAAgataaatggatttttttttttttctctttacaggcTGTTACCCAACTAGAGCTTTTTGGGGACATGTCCACTCCTCCTGATGTAACCTCTCCCCCAGTGAGTATCCAGGAAAACTGAACTGTGCATTTTTCTACATGCTATTTTCAGCACATTTATTGAGCATATTTACAATTCAGATCATCAGCCATTCCAGTAGGGAGgattttaaagtagtttttaTGTTGCGAGAAACTAAAAGTGAAGCAAATTGAATGTGGAGTCACTGCTTCATGATGATGTGCAAAAATatcttcaatttttatttttctgatatagGGCTAGGTGTCACATAAGATAGAACCTGAGCTGCAGATCTCCTTCCCTGGTGTTTATCAGAGGTGCATGCTTCACTGCACTCTGTCTCTCCACTGCACTGCAGGAAGATCCAGTTACAGCCTTATATATCGTGTCTCTTTGGTTCCACCAAGCACATATCCCAGAACTGCCGTTAaaggaaggaagacaaaacAGTAAAGAGGGGGAGGGCTGAATGTGTTTTGAGGGCAAAGAAAATTTTCTCAACATGCTTTTCTGcatcataaaatgaaaaaaacatcatTTTCCTATAAAGTTTTTGAACCTTACATTAAGCCGCAGGGGAATATGAATATACTGAGAAAATTGAGGCGTTGTGAAGTCATCAGCCTTGGATCTCCAAGGTATTCTGGAGCATGTCTGGGACGAGATGTTCAAAGACCTGTCTCCTCATCCTTAGCTTGCTCAATTAGATTGGATTTCTCCTTTAACGTAGACCTATGGTTCTGGTCCTGTTGGTTAATTGGAAGCAATAGGTATTCACTTTTCCATAAATCCTGCAGATATTTCATTTGCCTTTACTGTTTCTTCCATTAATGCCTTGGTCTGCTGCCTCTACTGCTTGTCACCTAACACCTAGAATCACAAGTCTTTATGTTCTAGAGGAAGAAATGATGTCAATATTTTGCATGTGATGTATTCCaggcaaattttatttttattttttttgtctggtacaaattctctcattttctttctttttctcctgtctccAGCAAATTCTAATACTGTTATTTCTACTGCTTCTTTCCGTCTACatctttccattcttttttctttttctttcttccttccaaacTTGTATTTTTTGAGTTACGGATGATGTGACAGCAAAGTAtgtgctgcagaagctgcagctgaTATGCCACCATtgtattttattcctgttttcgTGCAGACTCCTGCTACTCCAGGTGATGCCTTTATCCCATCTTCATCCCAGTCACTTCCTGCTAGTACAGACATGTTTGGTTCTGTACCTTTCAGCACTGCTGCCGTACCCTCAGGTAAGAAATCTGGGGAGATACGAGCTTGACTCAAATTTGGTGATCAGTTCTCAGCTCTGGTTTGCATTTCAGTACTCGGGGTGTTAATTTAGTACAGAGGAAATGGGAAAGGATTTTGAGGACAGTGCTGCAGGGCAAGGCAAAACAAGTCTTTAATAAGCAGGGAGTACAGTATTTTGAATTTACCcgcattttttaaaacaaaagccaaaaaagtcACTGGGAGTTCAACCATAGTTCAGCCAGCTGGATAACATACCATCTAGGTACCgtagcaagagagaaaaaaacatttagtttAGCTTTGCTGTCTTTGCGGTAGCAATGATATCCTGTGCTGTCTCCAGTAAATAGAGAATGAGACATGGAGAATTCAGTTGCATTTCAAAGGTATTCCACTTAGTCAAATCCTGGTATTTCCTTTAGACTTTTCTGTGTTCCTCAAAGTGCTCAAAATTCAAAAGCTCTGTAGCATTCGGCAGACACACAAGGCATGTGGTTTTGACTGCTGATCTCTCCCTGGGATACTCGGAGCACTGCAAGAGCAGCGCTCGCAGCTCCACttacggaaaaaaaaaaggaggaggagtgcCTTGAATCATTCAACAGTGACTTTCTAATTGGTTACCTCCTTCTCTGATGGGCTCCGTTGCAGCATCAGGTTAGCCACTGCATCTCAGAAAGGTTACACTGATGGTGAAGTGTTTGGGGATAACGTCAGATGAAAACCCTCGCTGCTTGGACGAGGTTACAGTGGGGGCAAGATAAAAGGGCATCTGGAGAATCCATCATAGCCATCTATTGAAATAGACCTATATCTGAGTTACCGTTCTTTCATCGCTCATTAATTTAGTCTTTCGAAgttctgtttctattttatttttattttggcttttccCTTTACGACTTTGCAATCACCCTTACATTCAGCATTACAAAACAGCctagaaataaagcaaagggGAAGAGGTACAGGAGGACTCAGAAAAACACTCGGGTTAGAAATAGGAGTTTTAAAGCTACAACAGTATTAAAAGTAAAAGAGAGGTTGCATATTATAAAGTACTAGCAGTaaatcattaatttaaatgtgaagCAGCATATCTGTAAAGCATAATACTTCTGTCAGTGGAACATAATTGTATTACGTGGTTTAATTTGTAACATTTGTTACAGTAGTTttggtttcagattttttttttttcattgtaagtAGCAAAGCACCTGAGCATATAATTCCTACACAGTCAGACTCTTGGTAGCTTGAGAAGAGGGTTCAGGTCTGACAGGAAGcaattacaatttatttttaatctttaatttccTCTCCAACTAGAGAGGCTTTAGCATAATACCTGAAGCAGTTTGTTGTTATTAGATATGTAGTACAGGAGAAGCTCAGGACCTTTTTGATGTTCTCAATAACCAGGTAATAACCAAATGTGGTTTTTCAAATCTGAATTCATTTGGGCTCTGTCTTTTTATTATGCAATTTGAGACACTTGCTTTGCTCTTCGGTGTCCCAATGGTTTGAACTGTGACTGTTTCAGAAGAGATGGCATAGAGTCTTTCTCTCGCAAGAAGGTCGCGCTGTCATTAGAGGGCCCTTGAGCTGCTGTCTAATATATATGAAGGTGCTTGCCTGTAACTTAGAACCAGTTTTGTCGCTGTGCCACTGGCAGGAGTCAGCTGGTGTTCGAGTCACTCTCCCCAAcaaagaatgaaagcaaaaaggatGAGGAACTGTGGCAAAGCTACGCAGAGGGGAGGGAGTCCTGGGcgtcctcttccttccctctgcttgcTCTGGCGGCTCATTTTTTAGCAGCGTAGGGGCTGCTCTGAAAAGATGAACTCCATCCCAGCCTGACCCAGCGCATCATGGTCAGTCCCAGAGATCCCTGCCCCGAGAGGAACGGGACGGGCAGAGGTGAAAGGCAGAGGATGGGCAGAGTCAGGGTAGCAAGAAGAGCCTGCAGAGCTCAGTGGTGAGGAGCAGGGTTGTGCTGCAAGGGGATGAGTTTAGGGAATGTTTTGGGAGCTCCTGTGGTTTGACCAAGCTGACCCCAGCTATGCTTtgacagagccctggggaagggagcTGCCAGatggccagctgctgctgaggtcCATGCACACAGGTCTTCACAGACCCAAGGGGGTACTcactgaggaaaagaagaacTTTTTTGTTCAGATGAGGGGAAGGATTATCGCCAATATCTACCAATTTGTGGTTTTGTATACAAGTATTTGTTCAGTGATGTGAATTCATCCatgtctttcagttttctttttaagtatgCTGAAGCTCCGGGAACACTGATGTAGCCTGCGTGTTTCTGATTTATTGTGTAGCTTTTTCTGTGTGCTCTTGACAGTAGTcttaaaatctttcatttttttttaattcccctgCTCTCTTTATTCTTTGAAGGTTATGTTGCCATGGGAGCTGTTCTGCCCTCATTCTGGGGACAGCAACCACTTGTTCAACAGCAGTTGGCCATGGGTGCTCAGCCTCCAGTTGCTCAGGTGATGCAGGGAGGACAGCCGATAGCGTGGGGCCAGCCCGGTATTTTTCCTCCTACTCAGCAACCGTGGCCATCTGTAGCTGGTCAGTTCCCACCAACTGCCTTCATGCCAACACAAACTGTTTTGCCTTTACAAGCAGCCATGTTTCAAGGTACCATTGCTCCTATAGCTACTGTTCCACCCACAAGTGATTCCAACAGATCGAGTCCACAAACAGACAGGCCCagacagaaaatgggaaaagaaatgtttaaagatTTCCAGATGGCTCAGCCTCCACCAGTGCCATCAAGAAAACCAGATCAGCCTTCCCTCAGTTGTACCTCAGAGGCCTTCTCAAGTTACTTTAACAAAGTTGGGATGGCACAGGAAGCAGATGATTGTGATGACTTTGACATCTCTCAGTTAAATTTGACTCCTGTGACTTCCACGACACCGTCTACAAATTCACGTGAGTATTTATATGCTTTCAGCCATACTTTCCTCAGATGTGACTGCTcctcaaagctttttttttttcccatacaGTAAATTGCAACACAGGTACGGACTGAGAACGTTCATGCATGGTCTAGCTTATTAAATGTGTTCCAGCCgtaaagaaaattatcaggAAGGAATTTCAGAGACCATTGAAATCAACAGCCCCGATAGCTGCAgtctgaaatttcatttctaagAAGACAGTAATATATGTTCTGTGCTAGGGACATGCAAGCTGGTTGGAAAATGCCTATGACATTCAGCCTTACAAATGGTTTCGCTTATGTCCCATTCAAGCCATACTTTGCAGAAATTAGGGGAtgggtatttattttaatagcttgGTGTATTGGACATGTGAGGAAATTCATTGAAGAGCTGTAAAATAAGCTTATCATGTTTGTAGCATGGAGATGGGGGATTTTGCAGATTGCTGAAAAGAGGAATTCATGAGACACAGATTTACCAGGGGCCAGCCGGAGACCTTCTGTTTCGCTTACCTGCCATAGGGCAGGTGGCTCATGCATTCTTATTGGAATGTAATGGCATCTCCCTGGTTCCTAAAGACATATGCCAGATGCAGCCAAACTTAATTTGGGAACAGCTGAATGAAATCAAATATATGGAATTGATAATGACTTCTGTGTTCAAATTCACCTCTTACAACTCCTcgtcagaaaataattttcaggcgTAATAAAAATTGAGGGCTCTAAAGCATGAGCAAATTTTGTGCTGCTGTGTCTTTCTGAACAAATTAACGGATATATATTCTGTTGCTGTTACCTTAATCTTTGTTTAGCTCCAACCCCTGCACCCAGACAGAGTTCTCCATCAAAATCATCAGCATCTCATACCAGTGATCCTGCTGCAGATGACCTCTTTGAAGAGGGGTTTGAAAGCCCAAGCAAAAGTGAGGAGCCAGAGGCTGTGAGTAGCAACAAGGTTTCTAAATACTAATTAGCTCTTTTTAGCTAGAAAAGACCGAAGTTACTTCAATGTTGTTTGGTAGTGTCAGAAATAACTATTCTAATAGGGCTGGGTGGTATTTAAGGGGGAGCTGCAGACAGCATTCACTTCCCAGTTCAGTTTTGATAGCTAAAAGCAAGACGTTTATGTTGATGTGCACTAATATTGCATACAAGGAACCAAACTCAGAGTTCATATGTAAGGTTATATATGTTAGTTGTATCCAATGTCTGTTTTAGCATACCAGCATTCACGTGTTGATGGTAAGGGAGTCCGAGGTAAAACAACATACATGCTGAGGCTGCAGAAAGAGATGGGAAAGTTTGTGTGTTAAAAGATGATGGTTGATGTTGTCTTGCACATTCTTGCATCCCAGTTGCTTGCCTAGTTACATTCCTCAATGTTCTGGCCCTCAGTATGTGATTTCTTTGCCTTAGACTCAGTGGACCAAAGCAAGAAATGTTATCCAAGCAATGACTTGAAATCACAAGGTATCTTAGGCAGATAAGAGCCTAAGTGAGCCAAAGCCAAAGGCAAGAGGGAGTCTGTACAAAAAAGGACCCAAAGGTACAAAATTACGCAAGCTTGGACTCTTTCTGATTCACATAGATTCACTGGCTTTCAGGTCCTTTTGCAGTACTGGTTTGGTCTGATCCAGTACCTTCTGAAGTCTGTGGcagctcctgcatgggctccaGCAGGTACTGGTGTGGTCCTTTCCTGCCTGCATCAGCTATAGGAAACCATTATGGCTTTTGAGAACTTATCAGCGGTGAGGTCtcactttctggttttgatgagATAGGATGTACTTGTTATGCCCACAGCATGAAAATAACCTCGTGTTGACTTTTCACTTTCTTATTGTtgagaaaaaaaggtgttatGTTCTTGTATTCTAGCCTGATGGGTCTCAGGCCTCATCCAACAGTGATCCATTTGGTGAGCCAACTGGTGATACTATAAGTCCACAGGTCGGTAGCTAGATAGCGCAGGTTGGGGTAGGtatctgtcctttttttctctacacCTTGAGGTGCTCACTTACTCTTCCACCAGTGCCTACCATTGCTTTCATGGATgcatggtttgtttttccttttcatctcttCCGTTTTTCCTCTCCATTATCCACAGTGTATTCCTCATGCTCAGTGGTTTGCATGGCTTTTGCCATTCACTAAGTGTTGCAACTTATGCAAATATGTGTATTTCAGCTGCCTGCatgctttaaagaaatgtaGACTTATTTTCATGTTCAAATCCTAAGGGGAGGTAGGGAAACTGAGCCATTACTAACAATGTATTAGGCAGAACgtttttttgttatgaaatCCACTCTGGCCTTCAGTCAGATGTAACATACTAAATGGAATAAGACATCTTACCCATAGACATaacaaacattaaataaaattatgtaatgATACATGAACACCTCTACCCTAAATGTGATAATCAGTAGAAGAAGCACATTTATTATCTGCatgtaaaaaatattgaaatgggtttgtgtatttttatctccaactgcaaattaaaaacatcGGAAAATTATGATCATTCATGTTACCATTGGcatactgatgttttaaaaagtattcatCAAATGTAAGTCATTTAAATCCAGACAGACGGGAAAGATgatcttttcatcttttgtgtTACAGAACACGTTAGAAAATGTGGCTGCCAGTGAATGTTCTGTGATTTGTTTCAATACAGTATATGTGTTTTGCCAAAAAGACAGTAAAGCTACAAAGTTTTATGGGTGCTGAGCATTGTTATTCCATCCAAATACTCTCTAGTGTTACTATTTGAAGGATACGTTTCATTatcttctccctgcctgccatTCATGTTTTGTATTACCCAAATAAGTGATCTGATACTGCTTCTGTGCTTCAGCACAGAGCTCCTGGAGCAAATCCATAACAATGGTAgaaccttttttatttttgtacagaaaTTGCACTGTGTTTACCAGTGACTTATCTACCCTGAGCTGAAGTAATTCGGTTTCAGCTCAAAATTAATAGTTTCATTAGGAGTCAGTTTACTTCATACATTaaatatggttaaaaaaaatcttacagtaACTTAGCTTTGATCCACTTGGGAGCAATAAGATTGTCTCTTAATAATATGTGGTGCTGTGAGAAGGCATCTTCTTTAGCTTCACCAATGTAATGCTCAGCTCTTGGGGGCTAAAGCAAAAGTAGCATTAAGCTTTGTGTCTCATTGAGTCTAAAAATGACAGTGTAAGGACAGAGTCAAGCTGGGATGCGCTGTTCTAGCAAGAGCATCCGTTGGTTATTGTACTCCTGCGAGAACTGCTTCTGCAGATGGATGGTGTCACGTAGTAATTTggctttgcctttgcctgaCCTCGGCCAGCACTGGCATAGCTGGCTATCCCAGCTTCAGACCATTTCAAGAGTTCTTTCCTAGATCAAGAAAGAGAATTTGACCTTTATCTGAGTCATACACTCTGCAAACCCATATACATTTGTTTATTGCGGTTTATCCTAGTCAGGGTAATTCTGAAATTCATCATGGGGAGAGTAATGCTAAATTCTCCTTCTAATTTTCTGACTGTCACAAATATAGTTAGCATCATTTGCAAACTAGCATCACACACTAGTTTCAACCAGGAGTTCTGGAAATAACTTGAAACAGTAGTTTATGTCTGTTAATGCATATTACTGTGTAAGGCAGTCAAGTGAGGGACtccttttattctgcttttatatAACGCTTAGTAAAATACATACTTCTACCTGTCAAGGGTCTCTGGGAGCTACAAGAACAGTATATTACCAGTGATTCCATatgttttttctatattttttgtTAATCCTTGTAGAGTCTTGCATAAAATATGTATGATTCTCAGAAGTATATTCTGGGAAATGTTAAATAATGTTACTGATTATCGTATTATAGTAATTCCTAAAAGCTGTAGGCAGGAACAGGAAgctgaacaaaaagaaagcctCTCTCCAGTGAAGTTACACTAATATCATTGTGCCTCTGTGCAGTGCCATTCAGCAGCAGTCCATAGGAAACAGACTTGCTAAAACCAGCCCATCTAATTTTGAAGCCTAGTATCGTCAGAGTAACAGAAAGTCTAATCTCCATGGAAAATTATCAATTCAGGACTTACTACTGTGTTGTGTATTGAGCTCCGCATTTGGGGAGAAACTTAACAGGGAGAAACATGTAGTACAAAAGAATCACAGTCTGCATAAAAGCCACTTTTGTGTGTTAGATGGGAGATTACTTCGCTCTTTAGAGCATGGTTCTTCACACCAAGAACAGCACAGTATACAACTCAGATGAATGGTCCTCTGAGGAGCATGACATAGTATTGTGTTCAGAAATTTCAAATATATCTGTTCCCAGCATCTCTATGAAATCTGCTGTGCCCATATAATATCTTTACTTACCTTGTCACGATGTATTCAGAATGCTCACCTGCCTAGTATTTTGTGTCCTGATCTTTCAAGGTACCTTAGCAATCTGGTTTCTTGATTCCTTGGGATACTCCATATTCTCATGTAGAAATAATTCAGCATCTTTCAGTTGCTGTCTTCATTTCTctggttttcctctcttccttttgcgATCTTCAACTTAAGCTCTCAAAATCCTCATCCTACCAGTAGCTGTTCTTATAAGTCACTCTTCTACAAATAGCTACGGATTCTTAGTAGGTAAATGTGACATTTTATGGATATGTTACATTTTTGTCCCTTTATGGTTGGAGATAAGAAGCAGACAGGCCTAACTTTCACAGGTGAAATAAAATCAACTATTTGCAGAGTTATTCATAGCAAGATTTGTATTTGgttgttttccctttgttcATGAGCGGCGTTGTGGATGGACAGTGATTTTCCAGAAGGGGTGAGGAGAACACTGAATAATAAGACTGCCATCTTCAGCTGACTTACATTTAATCCCTACTGCTATCTGTAGAGACTGTGTGTGGGATAACTATGGTGAAAGGCGAGAGAGGGAAAGAACTGTATTTCGCTACAATTCTACCAAATATGTTAAACATTTCTGATTATTGACAGTTTGGATTAAAGCAAGAAGTATGAACAGAGGAGTTTTCACCTGGTCATCCCCTTTGCACCAGTGCATCCAATCAGCCTGAATTACAGGGTGTTAGGTGCAGACCCTGCCGGTGCGGATATTTCTGTTCTTGGGGGTGTTTCAGCCTCAGCCCCTAACTCAGCCTCAGCAATGGGTCTAGCACGCTGTGACACTAGGAAGCCCTGAAGCTATACAATCGAAAGCTTAGCAAAGGCTATAGAAAGGGGAGCCTTCAAACACGATGAGAAAACGGAAGGAGAGGAGCAAACATTGACTCTCTGATGTCAGGCTTCTTCAAATACCTGTGGTTAAGTTGGCCGGCATCTCCTAACAAAACGTCCTGATTGTGGAAAGAATAAATTCAGCCTGAATACTGGGATCGGATATCACAAATGTTGTCTAACTCCGGATGGACCACACAAACTGGTTCTTGAAGGCAAATTAGCAACAGGGTGAAACTTCTGAAAGAGAATAAGGGGATATTTGATACCACAGTTACTGcaataaaagccattttaaatgcTGGAACAAATACGTCTTTATTGATAGGCTGCCCAGTTCAAGACTTGTGCTGGCAGTCTGTCACGAGAGATTCTCAGGAAGCCTTCAAAACATTTGTGGCTAGAGTGTATCTTCCTCAAAAAGTTGTTTAGTTGTTCTGTGAAATGTGTGCAGACAATTATAAGCCCTCAAAATATGTCACACCCTTCATGATGCTATCAGCACTGTCAGGAGAGCAACAGTTCATTAGAATATTTGTCTATCAGTTTTTGGTGGTGCTTTGGTGGCCCACTGCCATCATCCATCTTTGAGCGAGTGCCATTCTTAGTGATAAATGTTCCTAATAATCTTAGTCAGCTCCAGGATGGACTACTGTAACTCTTTATTTGGGCTGTTGTTAAgaagttgaaagaaaacagcaacttACAGACAAAGCGTTGCCTTATCAGGGAGCTTGGTGAGCCTCAGGAGGGCATATTAAGCTGATTCTACaatctcctcttcctttctgcccGCTTTCTGTTGCGTGAAGAATCTGAATGGGCTCAAAATATCAAAGGCTATATTTGCAGGATCTGTTACCTTTGTTCGTCTGGCTCAATAGGAACTGAATAGAGTccaaagagaaattaatgatGATTATAGGTGATCTATTCTTACTGTAGGCTCTAGAGCTATCATTCTCAAACTCAAGACACAGTACTGAGCAGGGTTGTGAACCTGAGAGGGAAGAAGTAGATAGGGTTGTGCATTTGGAAAGAGGTCACAGTTTGGGAAGTACTGCTTCATTCCAGAGTAATCCTAAAATTGTAATTTCAGGCTCCATGCTCCTTTGTTCATCATCATATTTCCTAGAGAATCTGAAGGGACAAGACCAGAGAAATCCAGGCTGCTCTGTGAACAGAGGCATCCTGCAGATTTGCCTTCCTCTCCGCTGCTAGAATCCGCTTCGAGCTATCCCCTTTGAATATGGCCAGCTCA contains the following coding sequences:
- the DAB1 gene encoding disabled homolog 1 — encoded protein: MSTETELQVAVKTSTKKDSKKKGQDRSEATLIKRFKGDGVRYKAKLIGIDEVSAARGDKLCQDSMMKLKGIVAAARSKGEHKQKIFLTVSFGGIKIFDEKTGLLQHHHAVHEISYIAKDITDHRAFGYVCGKEGNHRFVAIKTAQAAEPVILDLRDLFQLIYELKQREEMEKKAQKDKQCEQAVYQTILEEDVEDPVYQYIVFEAGHEPIREPETEENIYQVPTSQKKEGVYDVPKSQPVSLQNGNLLLDIDENLVSVTQAVTQLELFGDMSTPPDVTSPPTPATPGDAFIPSSSQSLPASTDMFGSVPFSTAAVPSGYVAMGAVLPSFWGQQPLVQQQLAMGAQPPVAQVMQGGQPIAWGQPGIFPPTQQPWPSVAGQFPPTAFMPTQTVLPLQAAMFQGTIAPIATVPPTSDSNRSSPQTDRPRQKMGKEMFKDFQMAQPPPVPSRKPDQPSLSCTSEAFSSYFNKVGMAQEADDCDDFDISQLNLTPVTSTTPSTNSPPTPAPRQSSPSKSSASHTSDPAADDLFEEGFESPSKSEEPEAPDGSQASSNSDPFGEPTGDTISPQEAEPLYAQINRPKK